A window of the Motilibacter rhizosphaerae genome harbors these coding sequences:
- a CDS encoding HAD family hydrolase: MIRLIASDLDGTLLNSAGEVSARTAAAVQAAEAAGLIVVFVTGRPPRWLGSVAAATGHTGLAICSNGALVYDLHREEVVEAYAIPVEVARSAVSAVRSALPSVTFGVETAHGHRQEEPGVELIKEPVAKLLVRSASLDSDALLAAVRDVLGDTVEATHSWNGPGGLVEISAAGVTKATSLARFCGERGITADEVVAIGDMPNDLPMLAWAGTAYAVANAHPEVLAAVGQSTASNDEDGVAQVLVGVLV; encoded by the coding sequence GTGATCCGACTGATCGCGTCGGATCTCGACGGGACGCTGCTGAACTCTGCTGGTGAGGTGTCTGCTCGTACGGCGGCTGCGGTGCAGGCTGCGGAGGCGGCGGGCCTGATCGTCGTGTTCGTGACGGGGCGGCCGCCGCGGTGGCTGGGGTCGGTCGCTGCGGCGACGGGTCACACCGGGCTCGCGATTTGCAGCAACGGCGCGCTGGTCTACGACCTGCACCGCGAGGAGGTCGTGGAGGCGTACGCGATCCCGGTAGAGGTGGCGCGGTCGGCGGTGTCTGCTGTGCGCTCGGCTTTGCCTTCGGTGACCTTTGGGGTGGAGACGGCACACGGTCACCGGCAGGAGGAGCCGGGGGTCGAGCTAATCAAGGAGCCGGTGGCGAAGCTGCTGGTGCGGTCGGCGTCGTTGGACTCGGATGCACTGCTGGCTGCGGTACGCGACGTGCTCGGCGACACGGTCGAGGCGACGCACTCGTGGAACGGGCCGGGCGGACTGGTCGAGATCTCGGCGGCTGGCGTCACGAAGGCGACGTCGTTGGCGAGGTTCTGCGGGGAGCGGGGCATCACGGCGGACGAGGTCGTCGCCATCGGTGACATGCCGAACGACCTGCCGATGCTGGCGTGGGCTGGCACGGCGTACGCGGTGGCGAACGCTCATCCGGAGGTGCTGGCGGCGGTCGGGCAGTCCACTGCGAGCAATGATGAGGATGGGGTGGCGCAAGTCCTTGTGGGGGTTCTTGTGTGA
- a CDS encoding primase 1D-like protein, with protein MTATITILEELPRILTTFDMATAQVHRFTVAGRMQKRARTTGTANLVAAAKADKSETNRPFWDALFSRLSGQPPEVRVDVLTQARYHHAMAEVSSSRPIPLKNPAQVEALLAEEVGHLTPGQILTLSSRLVGYDAREWHIPMLDYRVKVSPENEELVLDHLTVLKQRGWLLNSGRSYHFIGHDLLSGPEGLMSFLGSALLFAPIVDGRWAAHQLIEGACSLRISSGDERQPAPHLLTAVPVVTSRHI; from the coding sequence GTGACCGCCACGATTACCATCCTTGAAGAGCTCCCTCGGATACTCACAACATTCGACATGGCAACGGCGCAAGTGCACAGGTTCACGGTTGCTGGAAGAATGCAGAAGCGAGCGCGGACTACCGGGACAGCGAACCTAGTGGCCGCTGCGAAGGCTGACAAGAGCGAAACTAATCGCCCCTTCTGGGATGCGTTGTTTAGTCGGCTCTCCGGGCAACCACCCGAAGTTCGAGTGGACGTCCTCACTCAGGCCAGATACCACCACGCCATGGCTGAGGTGTCGAGCAGCAGGCCAATTCCGTTGAAAAATCCGGCGCAAGTCGAGGCCCTGTTGGCCGAAGAAGTAGGCCATCTGACGCCCGGGCAAATTCTAACGCTAAGTTCGCGGCTAGTCGGCTACGACGCCCGTGAGTGGCACATCCCCATGCTGGACTACCGAGTTAAGGTTTCGCCTGAGAACGAGGAGCTGGTGCTCGATCACTTGACAGTCCTGAAGCAGAGGGGATGGCTGCTGAATTCAGGGCGCTCTTACCACTTCATTGGGCACGACCTGCTCTCGGGCCCTGAAGGCCTGATGAGTTTTTTGGGGTCGGCGCTACTGTTCGCGCCTATCGTCGACGGTCGCTGGGCAGCTCATCAGTTGATTGAAGGAGCGTGCAGTCTGCGTATAAGCTCCGGCGACGAACGGCAGCCAGCCCCACATCTGTTGACTGCGGTTCCTGTGGTTACGAGTCGTCATATTTAA